In a genomic window of Rhinolophus ferrumequinum isolate MPI-CBG mRhiFer1 chromosome 2, mRhiFer1_v1.p, whole genome shotgun sequence:
- the LOC117033042 gene encoding keratin-associated protein 21-1-like translates to MCGNYYGNSCGSGCGYGYSCGFGPYYGRGYGSGYGCGYGSGYGCGYGSGHGCGYGSGYGCGYGSGYGCGYGSGFGCGYGSGCGFYGYRPLCYRRCYSSCC, encoded by the coding sequence ATGTGTGGCAACTACTACGGCAATTCCTGTGGCTCTGGCTGTGGATACGGCTATAGCTGTGGATTTGGCCCCTATTATGGCCGTGGCTATGGATCCGGATATGGCTGTGGCTATGGATCCGGATATGGCTGTGGCTATGGATCCGGACATGGCTGTGGTTATGGATCCGGATATGGCTGTGGCTATGGATCCGGATATGGCTGTGGTTATGGATCCGGATTTGGCTGTGGATATGGCTCTGGCTGTGGCTTTTATGGCTACCGGCCCCTGTGCTATAGAAGATGTTACTCCTCTTGCTGCTAG
- the LOC117033045 gene encoding keratin-associated protein 21-1-like has protein sequence MCGNYYGNSCGSGCGYGYGCGFGPYYGSGYGSGYGCGYGSGYGCGYGSGYGCGYGSGYGCGYGSGYGCGYGSGYGCGYGSGCGYWGYRPLCYRRCYSSCC, from the coding sequence ATGTGTGGAAACTACTACGGTAACTCCTGTGGCTCTGGCTGTGGATATGGCTATGGCTGTGGATTTGGCCCCTATTATGGCTCTGGCTATGGATCCGGATATGGCTGTGGCTATGGATCCGGATATGGCTGTGGCTATGGATCCGGATATGGCTGTGGTTATGGATCTGGATATGGCTGTGGCTATGGATCCGGATATGGCTGTGGTTATGGATCTGGATATGGCTGTGGATATGGCTCTGGCTGTGGCTATTGGGGCTACCGGCCACTGTGCTATAGAAGATGTTACTCTTCTTGCTGCTAG
- the LOC117033054 gene encoding keratin-associated protein 21-1-like has translation MCGNYYGNSCGSGCGYGYGCGFGPYYGRGYGSGYGCGYGSGYGCGYGSGYGCGYGSGYGCGYGSGYGCGYGSGYGCGYGSGCGYWGYRPLCYRRCYSSCC, from the coding sequence ATGTGTGGAAACTACTACGGTAACTCCTGTGGCTCTGGCTGTGGATACGGCTATGGCTGTGGATTTGGCCCCTATTATGGCCGTGGCTATGGATCCGGATATGGCTGTGGCTATGGATCCGGATATGGCTGTGGCTATGGATCCGGATATGGCTGTGGTTATGGATCCGGATATGGCTGTGGTTATGGATCCGGATATGGCTGTGGTTATGGATCTGGATATGGCTGTGGATATGGCTCTGGCTGTGGCTATTGGGGCTACCGGCCACTGTGCTATAGAAGATGTTACTCTTCTTGCTGCTAG
- the LOC117033058 gene encoding keratin-associated protein 21-1-like, which produces MCGNYYGNSCGSGCGYGYGCGFGPYYGRGYGSGYGCGYGSGYGCGYGSGYGCGYGSGYGCGYGSGYGCGYGSGCGYWGYRPLCHRRCYSSCC; this is translated from the coding sequence ATGTGTGGAAACTACTACGGTAACTCCTGTGGCTCTGGCTGTGGATACGGCTATGGCTGTGGATTTGGCCCCTATTATGGCCGTGGCTATGGATCCGGATATGGCTGTGGCTATGGATCCGGATATGGCTGTGGCTATGGATCCGGATATGGCTGTGGCTATGGATCCGGATATGGCTGTGGCTATGGATCCGGATATGGCTGTGGATATGGCTCTGGCTGTGGCTATTGGGGCTACCGGCCACTGTGCCATAGAAGATGTTACTCTTCTTGCTGCTAG
- the LOC117033064 gene encoding keratin-associated protein 21-1-like, which produces MCGNYYGNSCGSGCGYGYGCGFGPYYGRGYGSGYGCGYGSGYGCGYGSGYGCGYGSGYGCGYGSGYGCGYGSGYGCGYGSGYGCGYGSGYGCGYGSGCGFYGYRPLCYRRCYSTCC; this is translated from the coding sequence ATGTGTGGAAACTACTACGGTAACTCCTGTGGCTCTGGCTGTGGATACGGCTATGGCTGTGGATTTGGCCCCTATTATGGCCGTGGCTATGGATCCGGATATGGCTGTGGTTATGGATCCGGATATGGCTGTGGCTATGGATCCGGATATGGCTGTGGCTATGGATCCGGATATGGCTGTGGCTATGGATCCGGATATGGCTGTGGCTATGGATCCGGATATGGCTGTGGCTATGGATCCGGATATGGCTGTGGTTATGGATCTGGATATGGCTGTGGATATGGCTCTGGCTGTGGTTTTTATGGCTACCGGCCCCTGTGCTATAGAAGATGTTACTCTACATGCTGCTAG
- the LOC117033071 gene encoding keratin-associated protein 21-1-like gives MCGNYYGNSCGSGCGYGYGCGFGPYYGRGYGSGYGCGYGSGYGCGYGSGYGCGYGSGYGCGYGSGCGYWGYWPLCYRRCYSSCC, from the coding sequence ATGTGTGGCAACTACTACGGTAACTCCTGTGGCTCTGGCTGTGGATACGGCTATGGCTGTGGATTTGGCCCCTATTATGGCCGTGGCTATGGATCCGGATATGGCTGTGGTTATGGATCCGGATATGGCTGTGGTTATGGATCCGGATATGGCTGTGGCTATGGATCTGGATATGGCTGTGGCTATGGCTCTGGCTGTGGCTATTGGGGCTACTGGCCACTGTGTTATAGAAGATGTTACTCTTCTTGCTGCTAG